One genomic region from Colletotrichum lupini chromosome 7, complete sequence encodes:
- a CDS encoding multidrug resistance protein CDR1: MSAFNSDEKSRLPTRSPAGSQKTVVDHDAIFTQNAEALPTSKPKDNSLYEKAGDGSAASTSEDDGNDTELERRQSIVQELAREYTRHSAVNIDGDSMALFGSEDPNSPLNPNGKNFSARKWAKTLANVTNEHGSGYRTAGFVYQDLNVFGFGQETDYQKDVGNVWLEIPGLVRNLTSKTGGQRRIDILRDFNGIVEAGEMLVVLGPPGSGCSTFLKTIAGEMNGIYTDERAYFNYQGLSAKELHKHHAGDAIYTAEVDVHYPQLSVGDTLTFASRARCPRTLPPGVTANQYCDHLRDVVMAMYGISHTVNTRVGDNYVRGVSGGERKRVTIAEATLSNAPLQCWDNSTRGLDSANAVEFCKTLRLQSELFGQTCAVSIYQAPQSAYDLFDKVAVLYEGRQIFFGCTTEARQYFINLGFECPARQTTPDFLTSMTAPTERVIRPGWESRVPRTPDEFAACWKESRECAALKQQIEQYKTDHPLDGPDAEVFRNQKQSVQAKNQRLKSPFILSYGQQVKLCLWRGFKLLKGDPSLTLFSLIANSCTALIMSSLFYNLPENTSSFYSRSAVLFVAILANAFSSALEILTQYAQRLIVEKQRRYAFYHSSAEAFSSVLVDMPYKITNTICYDLIIYFMTNLNREPGNFFFFLLTTFLMVLSMSGLFRSIASLSRTLSQAMVPASILILALVIFTGFVIPVDYMLGWCRWINYLDPIAYY; the protein is encoded by the exons ATGTCCGCCTTTAACTCAGACGAGAAGTCTCGTCTGCCGACCCGTTCCCCGGCCGGCAGTCAGAAGACAGTAGTCGATCACGATGCAATTTTCACTCAAAACGCGGAAGCACTCCCGACCTCGAAGCCCAAGGACAATTCTCTGTACGAGAAAGCCGGCGATGGATCCGCTGCATCAACATCGGAAGATGACGGCAACGACACGGAACTAGAACGTCGCCAGTCGATCGTGCAAGAACTAGCTCGGGAGTACACGCGACACTCCGCGGTCAACATCGATGGAGACAGCATGGCATTGTTCGGCAGCGAGGATCCGAATTCGCCCCTCAACCCGAACGGAAAGAATTTCAGCGCTCGCAAGTGGGCAAAGACTCTTGCCAATGTCACCAATGAGCACGGGTCAGGATATAGAACTGCTGGTTTTGTTTACCAGGACTTGAACGTCTTCGGATTCGGCCAAGAGACGGATTACCAGAAGGATGTCGGAAACGTTTGGCTCGAGATTCCTGGTCTCGTTCGCAACCTCACCTCAAAGACCGGAGGCCAACGCCGCATCGATATTCTCCGCGATTTCAACGGCATCGTAGAGGCAGGCGAGATGCTCGTCGTTCTTGGACCCCCAGGATCTGGCTGCTCTACCTTCCTCAAGACCATCGCTGGAGAGATGAATGGCATTTACACCGATGAGCGTGCCTACTTCAACTACCAGGGTCTTTCGGCAAAGGAACTCCACAAGCACCACGCCGGTGACGCCATCTACACTGCCGAAGTCGATGTCCACTACCCTCAACTTTCCGTGGGCGATACCCTCACCTTCGCGTCCCGTGCCCGCTGCCCACGAACCCTGCCCCCTGGTGTTACCGCCAACCAGTACTGCGATCACCTCCGCGACGTCGTCATGGCCATGTACGGCATCAGCCACACCGTCAACACCCGTGTGGGCGATAACTACGTCCGTGGTGTCTCTGGTGGAGAGCGCAAGCGTGTGACTATTGCCGAAGCGACGTTGTCCAATGCTCCTTTGCAGTGCTGGGATAACTCAACCAGAGGTCTCGACTCCGCCAACGCTGTCGAGTTCTGCAAGACCCTTCGCTTGCAGTCTGAGTTGTTTGGTCAGACCTGTGCCGTCTCGATCTATCAGGCGCCTCAAAGTGCTTACGATCTATTCGACAAGGTTGCCGTTCTCTACGAGGGCCGTCAGATCTTTTTTGGCTGTACCACCGAGGCACGCCAGTACTTCATCAACCTCGGCTTCGAGTGCCCAGCCCGTCAGACTACCCCTGACTTCCTCACTTCGATGACGGCGCCTACCGAGCGTGTAATCCGTCCCGGTTGGGAGTCTCGCGTACCTCGGACGCCTGACGAGTTCGCTGCGTGCTGGAAGGAGAGTCGCGAGTGCGCGGCTCTCAAGCAGCAGATTGAGCAGTATAAGACGGATCATCCTTTGGATGGCCCGGATGCCGAAGTTTTCAGAAACCAGAAGCAGTCGGTCCAAGCCAAGAACCAACGTCTCAAGTCTCCCTTCATCCTCTCGTACGGACAGCAAGTGAAACTCTGCCTCTGGCGTGGCTTCAAATTGCTTAAGGGTGACCCCAGTCTGACACTGTTCTCCCTGATTGCCAATTCGTGCACGGCCCTCATCATGTCCTCCCTGTTCTACAACCTCCCGGAAAACACGTCCTCCTTCTACAGTCGATCCGCGGTTCTCTTCGTCGCCATTCTCGCCAATGCATTCTCCAGTGCTCTCGAGATTCTCACTCAGTACGCCCAACGGCTCATCGTCGAGAAGCAACGTCGTTATGCTTTCTACCACTCCTCGGCGGAAGCCTTCTCCTCAGTTTTGGTAGACATGCCCTACAAAATCACGAATACCATCTGCTACGACCTGATCATCTACTTCATGACGAACCTGAACAGAGAACCCGGcaacttcttctttttcctgTTAACCACATTCCTCATGGTGCTGTCCATGTCTGGTCTTTTCAGATCTAT TGCCTCCTTGTCCCGCACATTGTCGCAGGCCATGGTTCCCGCGTCGATCTTGATTCTCGCTTTGGTCATCTTCACTGGATTCGTCATTCCCGTTGACTACATGCTTGGCTGGTGCCGATGGATCAACTACCTGGACCCTATAgcatactattag
- a CDS encoding multidrug resistance protein CDR1: MINEFHNRNFECAAFVPSPAVIGYENITLANRACSTVGAVPGEPFVNGDRYINSQYKYFNSHKWRNIGILIAFIIALHTLYFVATEYIAAKKSKGEVLVFRRGVAAPVRGKDDPESSLSGPATIVEKGGQGASANEGAIQGSTSVFHWGNVCYDVKIKTETRRILDHVDGWVKPGTLTALMGVSGAGKTTLLDCLADRVSMGVITGEMLVDGKIRDQSFQRRTGYVQQQDLHLETSTVREALEFSALLRQPATTPRAEKLAYVDEVIKLLDMQDYADAVVGVLGEGLNVEQRKRLTIGVELAAKPPLLLFVDEPTSGLDSQTSWAILDLLEKLSKAGQSILCTIHQPSAMLFQRFDRLLFLAKGGRTVYFGDIGENSHTLTSYFERNGAPACPPGENPAEWMLSAIGAAPGSHTDVDWHQAWKSSPEYEAVQEELGRLKTQSPPQEHLSAEEEKLAHREFAAPLWDQFLIVTRRVYQQYWRTPSYLYAKFILCCSVALFIGLVFLNAPLSIQGLQNQMFAIFNILSIFGQLVQQQMPHFVTQRSLYEVRERPSKTYSWKVFMMSQIVTEIPWNSLMSVFMFICVYYPVGLYENGDPSQKSERAGLMWLLFWQFMIFTCTFAHACIAITDTAEMGGNLANVLFMMCLLFCGVLASPDAMPGFWIFMYRVSPFTYLLSSILSTGLANSKVTCSTNEYIHFDPPNNQTCETYMEGYIGSMGGYIKDPSATADCQFCSIADTNVFLKGISSNFDNRWRDFGIGMVYIVVNIVAALGLYWLVRMPKGKKKA; encoded by the coding sequence ATGATCAACGAGTTCCACAACCGGAACTTCGAGTGTGCCGCCTTCGTACCTAGCCCTGCAGTTATAGGTTACGAGAATATTACCCTCGCCAACAGAGCCTGCTCCACCGTCGGTGCCGTTCCTGGCGAGCCGTTCGTCAACGGTGACAGATACATCAACTCCCAGTACAAGTACTTCAACTCTCACAAGTGGCGCAACATCGGAATTCTCATCGCTTTCATCATCGCCCTCCACACCTTGTACTTCGTTGCCACCGAATACATTGCCGCGAAGAAGTCCAAGGGAGAGGTTCTTGTCTTCCGTCGTGGTGTCGCTGCCCCGGTCAGGGGCAAGGACGACCCCGAATCCTCTCTCTCTGGACCCGCTACCATCGTCGAGAAGGGCGGACAAGGTGCCTCCGCCAATGAGGGTGCGATCCAAGGCTCCACCAGTGTCTTCCACTGGGGTAACGTGTGCTACGATGTCAAGATCAAGACCGAAACCCGCAGGATTCTGGACCATGTGGATGGCTGGGTCAAACCTGGAACTCTTACGGCTTTGATGGGTGTCTCTGGAGCTGGCAAAACTACCTTGCTTGATTGCCTGGCAGATCGTGTCTCCATGGGAGTGATTACCGGAGAGATGCTGGTTGATGGAAAGATCCGTGACCAGTCCTTCCAACGCCGTACTGGCTACGTTCAACAACAGGACCTGCATCTCGAGACCAGCACTGTTCGTGAGGCATTGGAGTTCAGTGCTCTTTTGCGCCAGCCAGCCACCACCCCTCGCGCTGAGAAACTGGCATACGTCGACGAAGTCATCAAGCTTTTGGACATGCAGGACTACGCTGACGCCGTTGTGGGTGTCCTCGGCGAGGGATTGAACGTCGAACAGCGCAAGCGACTTACCATTGGTGTGGAACTGGCTGCTAAACCCCCCTTGCTTCTTTTCGTCGATGAACCTACCTCTGGTTTGGATTCGCAAACGTCATGGGCTATCCTGGATCTGCTTGAGAAGCTCTCAAAGGCCGGCCAGTCTATTCTTTGCACTATTCACCAACCGTCTGCCATGTTGTTCCAACGCTTCGACCGTCTGCTGTTCCTGGCAAAGGGTGGCAGAACCGTATACTTTGGCGACATCGGCGAGAACTCCCACACCCTTACATCCTACTTCGAGAGGAACGGTGCCCCTGCCTGCCCTCCTGGTGAGAACCCGGCCGAATGGATGCTTTCTGCTATTGGCGCTGCCCCCGGATCACATACCGATGTCGATTGGCACCAGGCATGGAAGTCTAGTCCCGAGTATGAGGCTGTTCAAGAGGAACTTGGCCGCCTCAAGACTCAAAGCCCGCCCCAAGAGCACTTGTCCGCCGAAGAAGAGAAGTTGGCACACCGCGAATTCGCCGCCCCGTTGTGGGATCAATTCCTGATTGTCACTCGCCGTGTCTACCAGCAGTACTGGCGTACTCCCTCTTACCTGTACGCCAAGTTCATTCTCTGCTGCTCCGTTGCCCTCTTCATCGGTCTGGTATTCCTCAACGCACCTCTCAGTATCCAGGGCTTGCAGAACCAGATGTTCGCTATCTTCAACATTCTTTCCATCTTCGGTCAGCTCGTGCAACAACAGATGCCGCACTTCGTCACCCAACGATCTCTTTACGAAGTCCGTGAAAGACCTTCCAAGACTTACAGCTGGAAGGTGTTCATGATGTCGCAAATTGTTACTGAGATCCCGTGGAACTCTCTCATGTCCGTCTTCATGTTCATCTGCGTCTACTACCCCGTCGGTCTCTACGAGAACGGTGACCCAAGCCAGAAGAGTGAGCGCGCTGGTCTCATGTGGCTCCTGTTCTGGCAGTTCATGATCTTCACCTGCACTTTCGCCCATGCCTGCATCGCCATCACGGACACTGCTGAGATGGGTGGTAACCTCGCCAACGTCCTGTTCATGATGTGTCTGCTGTTCTGCGGTGTCTTGGCCAGCCCTGACGCCATGCCCGGCTTCTGGATCTTCATGTACAGGGTGTCCCCGTTCACCTACCTATTGTCATCAATTCTCTCAACAGGTCTGGCAAACTCCAAGGTGACGTGCTCGACGAACGAGTACATCCACTTCGACCCGCCAAACAACCAGACTTGCGAGACTTACATGGAAGGGTACATTGGTTCCATGGGAGGCTATATCAAGGACCCATCTGCCACGGCTGACTGCCAATTCTGCTCTATCGCCGACACCAATGTCTTCCTCAAGGGTATCAGCTCCAACTTCGACAACAGATGGCGCGATTTTGGTATCGGCATGGTGTACATTGTCGTCAACATTGTCGCTGCTTTGGGTCTCTACTGGCTGGTCCGCATGCCCAAGGGCAAGAAGAAGGCCTAA